From the genome of Clostridium sp. BNL1100, one region includes:
- a CDS encoding amino acid adenylation domain-containing protein yields MTDMGNTCDIEILYQHINDTKAVYPKDKTVIKLFQEQVKKNPEAKAVIFGEKSLTYGELDKKSSQVAYLLHTKGISTGNIIGIMLERSLEMIIGIFGIIKSGAAYLPISPELPVKRIEYIISDSNSEYLLTTTRFLDKLQGINTKIIDLEQESIYSLPEYTNDSIEPSDLIYVIYTSGSTGNPKGVMVEHYSVVNRLNWMKNKYPLTQSDTILHKTPFVFDVSVWELFLWAITGAKVALLGPGYEKFPQGIIEEVEKSQVTIIHFVPSMFNSFLNYLKDTEYVKKLSSLKQVFCSGEALLPIHVKKFNETIGKSGNAFLTNLYGPTEATVDVTYFDCNDVNNDIVPIGKPIDNIRIYIINGSDLQPVGSSGELCIAGDGLARGYLNQPKLTEEKFTGIAINSEERIYRTGDLARLLPDGNIEFLGRMDNQVKIRGLRIELGEIESKIGEYEYVEQCVVVLKNQEQINPVLTAYILTDREELTAKEIKQFLKTQLPEYMIPNQYIMLNKLPLTQNGKIDRKALLLHN; encoded by the coding sequence ATGACAGATATGGGTAACACATGTGATATCGAGATTTTATACCAGCATATTAATGATACAAAAGCAGTTTATCCAAAGGATAAAACGGTTATAAAACTGTTTCAGGAGCAGGTAAAAAAGAATCCGGAAGCTAAAGCAGTAATTTTCGGTGAGAAAAGTCTTACGTATGGAGAACTGGATAAGAAATCAAGTCAGGTCGCCTATTTATTACATACAAAGGGAATTTCCACAGGAAACATAATAGGGATAATGCTGGAGCGCTCTCTTGAGATGATTATTGGGATATTTGGAATAATAAAAAGCGGAGCTGCTTACCTTCCGATTTCACCGGAGCTTCCTGTAAAAAGAATTGAGTATATTATTTCGGATAGTAACAGTGAATATTTGCTTACCACTACCAGGTTCTTAGACAAACTTCAGGGGATAAACACTAAAATTATAGATTTAGAACAAGAGTCCATTTATTCTTTGCCTGAATATACCAACGACTCAATAGAGCCATCTGATTTAATTTATGTAATATATACTTCAGGTTCCACAGGGAACCCTAAGGGGGTAATGGTAGAACATTATTCTGTGGTCAACAGACTTAACTGGATGAAAAATAAATATCCCCTCACTCAGAGTGACACTATTTTACACAAAACACCTTTTGTATTTGATGTTTCTGTATGGGAGTTGTTCTTGTGGGCTATTACAGGTGCCAAGGTGGCACTACTGGGCCCCGGATATGAAAAATTTCCACAGGGGATAATTGAGGAAGTGGAAAAGAGCCAGGTTACAATAATCCATTTCGTACCTTCCATGTTTAATTCGTTTTTAAATTACCTTAAAGATACTGAATACGTAAAAAAACTATCAAGCTTGAAGCAGGTGTTTTGCAGTGGTGAAGCTCTGCTGCCCATACATGTTAAAAAGTTTAATGAAACAATCGGTAAAAGCGGCAATGCATTTCTGACTAATTTATATGGGCCAACCGAGGCAACCGTTGACGTAACTTATTTTGATTGTAATGATGTGAATAATGATATAGTACCTATCGGAAAACCCATCGATAATATAAGGATTTATATTATCAATGGGTCTGATTTGCAGCCGGTAGGGAGCAGCGGTGAATTATGTATTGCAGGTGATGGGCTGGCAAGGGGATACCTGAACCAACCCAAATTGACAGAAGAAAAATTCACAGGTATTGCCATAAATAGTGAAGAAAGAATTTATAGGACAGGAGATCTTGCACGTCTTTTACCTGACGGAAATATCGAATTTCTTGGCAGAATGGACAACCAAGTCAAAATTAGAGGATTGCGGATTGAATTGGGAGAAATTGAGTCTAAGATTGGTGAATATGAATATGTTGAACAATGTGTTGTAGTATTAAAGAATCAGGAGCAGATCAATCCTGTTTTGACTGCATATATACTTACTGACAGGGAGGAATTAACTGCAAAAGAAATCAAGCAGTTTTTAAAGACTCAATTACCTGAGTATATGATCCCGAATCAGTATATTATGTTAAATAAATTACCATTAACACAAAATGGAAAAATAGACAGAAAAGCGTTGTTGCTTCATAATTGA
- a CDS encoding acyl-CoA dehydrogenase family protein — protein sequence MIELLLDEQKDKYNEFCSFVESNVQPYASDWEREERISKDIVNKCIEQGYLGCTIPEEFNGNGWDSITYGIFTEAIARSSTSLAGLFNVHTMVMQTLLKWGTEEQKNKWLYRMCKGEILGAFALTEPDAGSDIRGIKTRFTPKGDKIILNGKKRWITFGGLADIFVVFGMMDDESGKPVACIVEKNTPGFEIIPITNMLGFKASYLAVLEFNDCEVDKENIIAKPGFAFSHIAPYALDYGRVSVSFTALGIIGGCLNYCCNHVLRRKTFNSRLIDQSTIKEMITKMGVDYEAAGHLCVNSCRAKDLNNPNYAEKVMIAKYFTTRAAHRHADNAVQIMGATGCNENHATARYYRDSKVLEIIEGSNQIHEMILGNSFTKKYRKIEKK from the coding sequence ATGATTGAATTACTTTTAGATGAACAGAAGGATAAATATAATGAGTTTTGTAGTTTTGTGGAAAGTAATGTTCAACCATATGCAAGTGATTGGGAAAGAGAAGAGCGAATTTCCAAGGACATAGTTAATAAATGTATAGAACAAGGATATTTGGGATGTACCATACCTGAAGAATTCAATGGTAACGGATGGGATAGTATTACATATGGTATTTTTACAGAAGCAATAGCTCGTTCAAGTACTTCATTGGCCGGATTATTCAATGTACATACTATGGTAATGCAAACTCTCTTGAAGTGGGGAACTGAGGAACAAAAAAACAAATGGTTATACAGGATGTGTAAAGGTGAAATACTGGGTGCTTTTGCATTAACAGAGCCAGATGCCGGAAGTGATATCAGAGGGATTAAAACCAGATTTACTCCCAAAGGTGATAAAATTATACTAAACGGAAAGAAGAGATGGATTACCTTTGGCGGTTTAGCAGATATATTTGTTGTCTTTGGAATGATGGATGATGAAAGCGGAAAACCTGTGGCATGTATTGTTGAGAAGAATACACCGGGGTTTGAAATAATACCAATTACAAATATGCTGGGATTCAAGGCAAGCTATTTGGCAGTACTTGAGTTTAATGATTGTGAGGTCGATAAGGAGAATATTATAGCAAAACCGGGTTTTGCATTTTCTCACATTGCTCCTTATGCCTTGGATTACGGGAGGGTCAGTGTGTCTTTCACAGCCCTTGGTATTATAGGCGGGTGTCTGAATTACTGTTGTAATCATGTTTTACGGAGAAAAACTTTTAATTCAAGACTTATTGACCAAAGTACTATTAAAGAAATGATAACCAAAATGGGTGTGGATTACGAAGCTGCGGGTCATTTATGCGTTAATTCCTGCAGGGCAAAAGATTTGAATAACCCTAACTATGCAGAAAAAGTCATGATTGCAAAATATTTTACAACAAGAGCTGCACACAGACATGCTGATAACGCCGTTCAAATCATGGGTGCCACCGGTTGTAATGAAAATCATGCGACAGCAAGATACTATAGGGATTCTAAAGTATTGGAAATAATTGAAGGAAGTAATCAAATACATGAAATGATATTAGGTAACAGCTTCACTAAGAAATATAGAAAAATAGAAAAAAAATAA
- the fabD gene encoding ACP S-malonyltransferase: MDNVLPKIALVFPGVGSQHTMMVKSFYENSEAVRSTFEEASEILKINLKEICFSTDLKDELNKIEISQVALLVASLAVYRTFESEFGFLPDYCLGHSLGEYSALCASGIINFSDAVEIVKQRGRIIKEAISSCDGTMMWVINLDSNIVEETCMEISGDNDRVYISAYDTPTQCSISGNNGSMMKVAQELEKKGAIVFPLKMSGPFHSPLMHKAAEEMKSVLRQFKFNPPKIPVISNYSALPYTDENSVVENLTRQLESPIRWTQSVSYLVDAGVRVAIEIGPKDVLKFLIKKNTSLIEAFSFNEFTQIDQIRDSVVIGREQALALIARCLKIAISTKNCNNDTNTYQKDVVTPYKEIEALYLELREKKLYPEKEQVFKAVQMVVSVLDAKKTPIDLRRKKLDQIFQNKILSI; encoded by the coding sequence ATGGACAATGTTTTGCCAAAGATTGCATTAGTTTTTCCGGGCGTTGGTTCACAGCATACAATGATGGTTAAAAGCTTCTACGAAAACTCCGAAGCTGTCAGAAGTACTTTTGAGGAAGCAAGTGAGATACTGAAAATAAATCTAAAAGAAATTTGTTTTTCAACTGATTTGAAAGATGAGTTGAATAAGATTGAGATCTCACAAGTTGCATTGTTGGTTGCCAGTTTAGCGGTATACAGGACATTTGAGTCAGAATTCGGTTTTTTGCCGGATTATTGTTTAGGACATAGCCTTGGAGAATATTCAGCCCTATGTGCCAGCGGAATAATAAATTTCTCTGATGCAGTGGAAATAGTAAAACAGCGGGGGCGCATTATCAAAGAAGCAATTTCCTCATGCGATGGAACAATGATGTGGGTAATAAATTTAGACAGTAATATCGTTGAGGAAACCTGTATGGAAATTTCGGGAGATAATGATAGAGTATATATCTCGGCATACGATACACCTACCCAATGTTCAATATCAGGGAACAATGGAAGCATGATGAAAGTTGCACAAGAGTTAGAGAAGAAAGGTGCCATTGTCTTTCCACTTAAAATGTCGGGCCCTTTTCACAGTCCTTTAATGCATAAGGCAGCCGAAGAGATGAAATCAGTGCTCAGACAGTTTAAATTTAATCCCCCTAAAATTCCCGTAATTTCAAATTACAGTGCTCTCCCATATACCGACGAGAACAGTGTGGTTGAAAATTTGACTAGGCAGTTGGAATCACCTATAAGGTGGACTCAATCAGTTTCGTATCTTGTTGATGCTGGAGTAAGAGTAGCTATTGAAATTGGCCCTAAGGATGTATTAAAATTTTTGATTAAAAAGAATACGTCACTTATTGAAGCATTCTCCTTTAATGAATTCACCCAAATAGACCAAATAAGAGACAGCGTTGTTATTGGAAGAGAGCAGGCATTGGCGCTAATAGCCAGATGCCTTAAAATAGCCATAAGTACAAAAAACTGTAATAATGATACAAATACATACCAAAAGGATGTAGTGACACCTTACAAAGAGATTGAAGCGCTATATTTGGAATTGAGAGAAAAAAAGCTGTACCCTGAAAAAGAGCAGGTTTTTAAGGCGGTTCAAATGGTTGTTTCAGTATTAGACGCCAAGAAAACGCCTATTGATTTAAGAAGAAAAAAGTTGGACCAAATTTTTCAAAATAAAATATTATCAATTTAG
- a CDS encoding GNAT family N-acetyltransferase, with protein sequence MLKLELDKYVKVRPLFKTLEYNLGIEAILSGKVQGDVYVDDLENPRTACMFDGVHHFYMGGNEKNQNFNSSLSELIINDIFPKIKNEGKEVDYFFFYDDSSEWEKELEIALKEIYPGKTYRRYYNFYAGDPVLSLDMLEGFKLRKIDSELMESTDLNNVEEIQQWAFTESWLGKEDFLKNGFGFCIIKDKDIVSWCMADHVFDGNCEIGVETDEDFREKGLATRVVSACVEYCLSESMDRIGWSCFDSNEASYALAEKVGFKMYKKYPVLFGWYNSYDNLFVQGDVSTKEGNFEKGAQLLEKAILLAETDDDDFKRSRISNRDSVCWAYFLAAKAHALSGNAEKCINRLKKGFELGLPNKDMLNDSAFDTLRDNEVFKQL encoded by the coding sequence ATGCTTAAATTAGAATTGGACAAATATGTAAAAGTGAGACCTCTATTCAAAACACTGGAATACAATCTTGGAATTGAAGCAATACTGAGTGGTAAGGTTCAAGGGGATGTATATGTAGATGATTTGGAAAATCCTCGTACTGCATGTATGTTTGACGGAGTCCACCATTTTTATATGGGAGGCAACGAGAAAAATCAGAATTTTAATTCGAGTTTATCAGAACTGATAATTAACGATATATTTCCCAAGATAAAAAATGAAGGTAAAGAAGTAGATTACTTTTTCTTTTATGATGATTCATCGGAATGGGAAAAGGAATTGGAAATTGCATTAAAAGAAATATATCCGGGGAAAACGTATAGAAGGTATTATAACTTTTATGCCGGAGATCCAGTTTTGAGCCTTGATATGCTGGAGGGTTTCAAACTCAGGAAAATTGACAGTGAATTGATGGAAAGCACTGACCTGAATAATGTTGAAGAAATTCAGCAATGGGCTTTTACCGAGAGCTGGTTGGGGAAAGAGGATTTTCTTAAGAATGGATTCGGATTTTGCATTATAAAGGATAAGGATATTGTAAGTTGGTGTATGGCTGATCATGTTTTCGACGGTAACTGTGAGATTGGTGTTGAAACAGACGAAGACTTCAGAGAAAAAGGACTGGCAACCAGAGTAGTTTCAGCCTGTGTAGAATATTGCCTGAGTGAAAGTATGGATAGAATAGGATGGAGCTGCTTCGACTCCAATGAGGCTTCATATGCTCTTGCGGAAAAAGTTGGGTTCAAAATGTACAAGAAATATCCTGTTCTATTCGGTTGGTATAACAGCTATGACAATTTATTTGTACAGGGAGATGTAAGTACCAAAGAAGGTAATTTTGAAAAAGGTGCACAGCTATTAGAAAAAGCAATACTATTGGCTGAGACTGATGATGATGATTTTAAACGTTCAAGGATAAGCAACAGGGATAGTGTTTGCTGGGCATATTTTCTGGCAGCCAAAGCACACGCTTTATCAGGCAATGCGGAAAAGTGTATTAACAGACTTAAAAAAGGCTTTGAGCTTGGATTACCCAATAAAGATATGTTAAACGATTCAGCTTTTGATACTTTAAGGGATAATGAGGTGTTTAAACAATTGTAA